One genomic window of Paenibacillus xylanilyticus includes the following:
- a CDS encoding extracellular solute-binding protein, giving the protein MNKGNKRWATWLCMFLAVTMLAACTGNSGSGETAGSTNSGESGGDQPLDIKMFAGLYNEIPDMNNEYWTEWEKRTNAKLDIEWVPSGDLDTKLDLLLASGDLPEVVAYQNQIRPTLITAIKNGAFWDLTPFLGDLSEYPNLKENLAPDALKYLSVEGSIYAVPRSRSRVDGGLKIREDWLKQLNLPIPKTFEEYREALKKIVDSDMDGNGKKDTVGLLFVNNPPAMFQAGFGAYNPTYDNDGGLMSPGLTPQYVEMVEWFRELYADGLLSKEYAVMKESQAEELFKTNRAASYGRPIWWDHEWEQAMKKSGQPDAKILNLSLTGPHGDAAVGLETGVAGGFYISKKVPEEKVKQLLKYFDLTASQEMTDFAYYGIEGTHYTEQDGQKVLTEQGVKEVNTTSKGAGVLAYAKWGKVISASGDKAYNDAKIKEVENFDEIGKIDFYRVITSEAWRETWPKYADEYSSMLTRTIVGQISVEEFRAYVDKLNSQPDIKQAYQEMAKAYEQFNQQ; this is encoded by the coding sequence ATGAACAAGGGGAACAAACGATGGGCGACATGGCTCTGCATGTTTCTGGCAGTAACCATGCTGGCGGCGTGTACGGGGAACAGTGGTTCAGGTGAAACGGCTGGCAGTACAAATAGCGGGGAATCCGGTGGAGACCAGCCGCTGGACATCAAGATGTTTGCCGGATTGTACAATGAAATTCCCGATATGAACAACGAATACTGGACCGAATGGGAGAAGCGGACCAACGCCAAACTCGATATTGAATGGGTGCCTTCAGGCGATCTGGATACGAAGCTGGATTTGCTGCTCGCCTCCGGTGATCTGCCAGAAGTGGTGGCCTACCAGAATCAGATTCGCCCCACGCTGATTACTGCGATCAAGAACGGCGCGTTCTGGGACCTGACTCCATTCCTTGGAGATCTCAGCGAATATCCGAATTTGAAGGAGAATCTGGCGCCGGATGCGCTCAAATACCTGTCGGTGGAAGGGAGTATTTACGCCGTCCCACGCTCCCGTTCCCGGGTTGATGGCGGACTGAAAATTCGGGAGGATTGGCTGAAGCAGCTGAACCTGCCGATTCCCAAGACGTTTGAGGAATATAGAGAAGCACTGAAGAAAATCGTGGACAGTGATATGGATGGCAATGGCAAGAAGGACACGGTTGGCCTATTATTCGTCAACAACCCACCTGCCATGTTCCAAGCCGGATTCGGGGCATATAACCCAACCTATGATAACGATGGCGGGCTGATGAGCCCTGGATTAACACCGCAATATGTGGAGATGGTCGAGTGGTTCCGGGAACTATACGCCGATGGGCTGCTCTCCAAGGAATATGCTGTCATGAAGGAGAGTCAGGCCGAGGAACTATTTAAGACCAACCGGGCGGCTTCTTACGGACGTCCAATCTGGTGGGATCATGAATGGGAGCAGGCCATGAAAAAATCAGGGCAGCCTGACGCCAAAATTCTGAACTTGTCTCTGACAGGTCCTCATGGAGACGCAGCGGTCGGTCTGGAGACTGGTGTCGCGGGTGGATTCTACATTTCCAAGAAGGTGCCTGAAGAGAAGGTGAAGCAGCTCCTGAAGTATTTTGATCTGACTGCTTCCCAGGAAATGACGGACTTTGCCTACTATGGAATCGAGGGTACGCACTATACGGAGCAGGATGGTCAGAAAGTGCTGACGGAGCAAGGCGTCAAGGAAGTGAACACAACGAGCAAAGGGGCAGGTGTGCTCGCCTATGCCAAGTGGGGCAAAGTGATTAGTGCTTCCGGAGACAAAGCCTATAATGACGCCAAAATCAAGGAAGTCGAGAATTTCGATGAAATTGGAAAGATCGACTTCTACCGGGTGATTACCTCGGAGGCCTGGAGAGAGACATGGCCCAAATATGCAGACGAGTACAGCTCCATGTTGACCCGAACAATTGTTGGACAGATCAGTGTTGAAGAATTCAGAGCCTATGTAGACAAGTTGAACAGTCAGCCGGACATCAAGCAGGCTTATCAGGAAATGGCCAAGGCTTATGAGCAGTTTAATCAACAATAA
- a CDS encoding alpha-amylase family protein, producing MKTPILSDKEQRPWWQQPLRIIQPNMQVKDTERIDPERLAEQMLEMGANAMVFNVGGIYAWYRSNVAFHVQNEYLPRGSDLLRDMIQSCHQRGIRFIARFDFSKAEDSVYLQKPQWFVRKEGGQPDIIGATRPGAWPLLMSTCINGGYRNEELAVPVIREALERYEIDGVFFNAPGYVYCQCSHCHKKYKGLYGTELPSTSAELASDFAARCFDDNLGRMYQEIKAVRPEVPMILYYNLHRDNLEQRVSITDMLCTEPQDVLSLGHTRIPEFWQPALSIKVGRSVPGRPDPFGIVHSCPGMDWRHTGLPPAEYRFWLSQIPANGGQLWHSLTGIPDTITDKRILRTVTEVNRDAAKLATHMDGAQPVNQVALMWSANRSAEGLAETLIHKHIPFDVILPEQVGTVNLNHYPVVILPEGFAHSSHVIDLLRDYVSQGGGLIAEGELPKMEEPTDTMLMDLFGISGEMQESEYLAASYLRFEQISSTDNEGNPLQRKLEETELIPHRGKVMYCKPKDADVQVLATLVPPFSPLESVGAPPERASLAVKQTDLPLALLRSYGTGQTLYFPFSLSGLIQEFKLEEHFRLFANAVHVQLNNRALVSITEAPGLQLTVFRKDNDLLIHLVNGAGRRPLSSMLPIHDIEITVLTGEDHSAGDAEALIAGTKLKTERSGNKLKISVPKLDVWECIWVPLLI from the coding sequence ATGAAAACTCCCATACTTAGCGATAAGGAACAACGTCCCTGGTGGCAGCAGCCGCTGCGCATCATTCAACCTAACATGCAGGTGAAGGACACCGAGAGGATTGATCCCGAACGGCTTGCGGAACAAATGCTCGAGATGGGTGCCAATGCCATGGTGTTTAATGTGGGTGGAATCTATGCCTGGTACCGATCGAATGTCGCATTTCATGTTCAAAATGAATACTTGCCCCGCGGCAGCGATCTACTGCGGGATATGATCCAGAGCTGTCATCAGCGCGGGATTCGCTTCATTGCCCGCTTTGATTTTAGCAAGGCAGAGGACTCCGTTTATTTGCAGAAGCCCCAGTGGTTTGTCCGCAAGGAAGGGGGTCAGCCGGATATTATCGGCGCCACCCGGCCGGGGGCCTGGCCTCTGTTGATGTCGACCTGCATTAACGGAGGCTACCGTAACGAAGAACTGGCGGTTCCTGTAATCCGGGAAGCACTGGAACGTTATGAGATTGACGGTGTCTTCTTCAACGCACCCGGATATGTATATTGCCAATGCTCGCATTGTCATAAGAAATACAAGGGACTGTATGGGACAGAGCTGCCGAGTACTTCAGCAGAGCTGGCGTCTGATTTTGCAGCCCGCTGCTTCGATGATAATCTGGGCCGGATGTATCAGGAGATCAAGGCTGTTCGGCCTGAGGTACCGATGATTCTGTACTACAATCTGCATCGGGATAATCTGGAGCAACGGGTGTCCATTACCGACATGCTCTGTACTGAACCGCAGGATGTGTTGTCGCTGGGGCACACCCGTATCCCGGAGTTCTGGCAGCCTGCGCTCAGTATCAAGGTGGGGCGCTCCGTTCCGGGTCGTCCTGATCCCTTCGGCATTGTACATTCTTGCCCTGGCATGGACTGGCGGCATACCGGGCTTCCGCCTGCCGAATACCGCTTCTGGCTCTCGCAGATTCCAGCCAATGGCGGTCAGCTCTGGCATTCATTAACCGGAATCCCGGATACGATTACGGATAAGCGGATTTTGCGAACCGTAACAGAGGTCAACAGGGATGCAGCGAAGCTTGCAACCCATATGGACGGCGCACAACCCGTGAACCAGGTGGCACTCATGTGGAGTGCCAATCGTTCAGCGGAAGGCTTGGCGGAGACGCTCATCCATAAGCACATTCCCTTTGATGTGATTCTGCCTGAACAGGTGGGCACTGTGAACCTGAACCACTATCCGGTCGTTATTTTGCCTGAAGGATTCGCACATTCATCCCATGTTATAGATTTGCTCCGCGATTATGTGAGTCAGGGAGGTGGCCTTATCGCAGAGGGAGAGCTGCCGAAGATGGAAGAACCGACGGATACGATGCTGATGGACCTGTTTGGTATTTCCGGGGAAATGCAGGAGAGCGAGTATTTGGCTGCATCCTATCTACGGTTTGAACAGATATCTAGCACAGACAATGAAGGAAATCCACTGCAGCGGAAGCTGGAGGAAACGGAACTTATACCGCATCGAGGTAAGGTGATGTACTGTAAGCCCAAGGATGCAGATGTTCAGGTATTGGCAACGTTAGTTCCTCCGTTCTCTCCGTTGGAAAGTGTAGGGGCGCCTCCGGAACGGGCCTCACTGGCTGTTAAACAAACCGATCTTCCGCTGGCACTGTTGCGAAGCTATGGCACAGGGCAGACCTTATATTTCCCATTTTCGCTTAGCGGTCTTATACAGGAATTCAAATTGGAGGAGCATTTTCGGTTGTTTGCCAATGCTGTTCATGTGCAGCTGAATAATAGAGCTCTGGTATCGATCACGGAAGCACCCGGTTTACAGCTGACTGTTTTCCGCAAGGATAACGACCTGCTGATTCATCTGGTGAACGGGGCAGGACGCAGACCGCTATCATCCATGCTCCCTATCCATGATATTGAGATTACAGTTCTAACAGGGGAGGATCATTCTGCAGGAGACGCTGAAGCGTTAATCGCAGGAACGAAGCTTAAGACAGAACGGTCTGGAAATAAACTGAAAATTAGCGTCCCCAAGCTGGACGTTTGGGAGTGTATCTGGGTACCTCTCTTGATATAA